A genome region from Arachis duranensis cultivar V14167 chromosome 6, aradu.V14167.gnm2.J7QH, whole genome shotgun sequence includes the following:
- the LOC107494178 gene encoding uncharacterized protein LOC107494178, with protein sequence MNIEKALCDLGASINLMSLAMMKRMRIEEAKPTRMALQLADRTFKFPHGVVEDLLVKVGEFIFPADFVVLDMEKEANTSIILGRPFLATAGAIIDVQKGELVLRLHEEKMVLKCLQGNKLPQGVH encoded by the coding sequence ATGAACATTGAGAAGGcattatgtgatcttggagccaGCATAAACCTCATGTCTTTAGCCATGATGAAGAGAATGAGAATAGAAGaggccaaaccaacaagaatggcactccaATTGGCTGACAGAACATTTAAATTCCCCCATGGTGTGGTGGAAGACCTATTGGTGAAGGTAGGGGAGTTCATCTTCCCAGCTGATTTTGTTGTGCTTGACATGGAGAAAGAGGCCAATACATCCATCATCCTGGGAAGGCCATTCCTagctactgctggagccatAATAGATGTTCAAAAGGGAGAGTTAGTCTTGAGACTACATGAAGAAAAGATGGTCTTGAAATGTCTTCAAGGCAATAAGCTACCCCAAGGAGTCCATTAG